Genomic DNA from Elgaria multicarinata webbii isolate HBS135686 ecotype San Diego chromosome 2, rElgMul1.1.pri, whole genome shotgun sequence:
AAAATATGTTTGTCATTGTTATATTCCAGATATCTATCCCCATTGGGTAGACGATGCATAGTAATGAAGATAATTTTTAAATTGAGTTGCATGCAAAAATTAACTCTCAATTTTTTTCCCAGGAAAAAATGAGGCTAATGAAATTAAGAGGCTGTTTATATCAGCAGCAATTGAAATGCATGCATAGATTTAGTAAGATATTCAGTTGTACATAATGCGTATGGCCCGCCTGTAGGAGAAATAATTTAATGGGCTTTGTAATTTGGTACTAAAAGCATAACAAAATCTTACAGCTGTAGCCTTGTCTTTTCTCTCgataattatttgcatattttgtacattaaaaaaagttttacttctttttaaccattttccaAATTTTAGGTAATTGTAcataatttcctcctcctccttcatcatcATGAAAAAATGGAACCAAACTATTTTTTCTTCTTATCTAAGGGTACAACAACCCACCACCCTTTGGGGCAGTTTTTGGTAATAAGAGCAGACtaacaaaaatattattaattgGTTTAAAAATCCAGGGTATCTTAAATTTGTgactaagggtgtgtgtgtaagtttgACTAAAAGTCATAATGTGTTCTGATGAATTGAAAGCTTTGATAAATGAAATATCAGCACCAGATAGGGCAGGCAGGTGCTATTGACCCATGGTTTTGTCATGACTTATGCTCTGATTTTTACCAGCCTGTGCTCCCAATCCCCTGTTCAGGAATGAGCGTACTGTAAGGTGGTGCTTACCTGGTGAACACCCTTTTATTTCCTTGCAGCTGTGCCTAGAAGGTAAGAAGAAAATAAGTGATTCAGTCATGATCCAGAATAGGAAAGGCCGATGAGGGTGAAAGAGTTATGTGCTTCTTCTTCTGAGGTATTCCTTCCACTGGAAATGTTTCCTAATGGGAGGCGGTCATGACTGGCCGGTGGCATGACTCACCTTTCAGACACCCCATCAACAGCTTGTGCCTGGAGGGTCAGGGTGCAACTGGGGACTCTCTCTAGCCAAACTGAAATGATGTCATAgttagggtgggggagaatcTGTCCCCTGAGCAGCTTAGCCAGAGAAAATCTGGCATGCCAAGTTCAAGAAGTTAGCCATCTCTATGCTAAAGTGATGCCCTTAATTGGCAGAAATGCATGGCATGTATTCCTTCTTAAATTAACCACTTTTCAAACCACTTTGAAAAACAATTATTAAAATGATTTCAACTTGACCTAAATGTGAATAGGGTTTGTATACATCAGTTTTGTTTCCACAGCTGAAATCTATAATATAGTCTTGCAGCAACCACCCAATTCCATTTTGCTCTCTTTGGGTGACCACTATAATGGTCTCCATTGATTCAGTCAGCAGCAGCAAGGAGGTAGGGAAAGGCATCTCATTTCCTCTCCAATGAAGTTTtccgaggcaggatctacactactgctttaaagtgctttataacaattttgacaacagtttgggcccaggacacactccatagacaggtgtcaaaactgttataaagcgctttaaagcagtagtgtagatccaaagAGTCACTGAATGTTAGAGGGTTTTGTCCACCATCCAGATTCTCAACCTGCTCTTATTCATACGATACAGCAAATGTAGATTCTGTTGGACAATCTTATTGGTGGAAAGTGACATTTCGCCTTTTGAAAAGCTCTTTTTCAGTCATAGAAAGGTCTCAAATCCAAAAAGGATTTGAAGGTGAATTCctacatgcatgttcatcacttaattaatgtattttgtatgtgtgaatGTACGTTCACAGATCAAATATCACAGGCAGGTTTTTTACATCACCCTCTGTACAATACTGTTCAATATTATTATGCATTCAATTGTGaatcactggccctgttcagaaggagGCATCCCACATTCAGTCAACTGATGGACAGAGATGCGGTGGTTAGCCCAAACCCCCAACATCGTGCTCTTGGAATAGCCTCACCCTTGCTATCTgtgcaaactgaagctgaatccagacaagacagaggtgctgactgtcaaaggccccaacttGGGTTTGGAGGTTTATCAACCAATTTTGGATGGGGCTACACtgcccctgaaagactgtgttcacagcttgggggtgctcctggatctgtcgctccaaatgacagcccatatagatgcaacggccagaagtgcctactatcagcttcggctgatacgccagctgcgccccttcctggagttAGAAGAcataaagacggtagtgcatgcgctggtaacttggagcctcgacttctgcaatgtgttgtacataAGGCTACCTTTTTGCCGAGTCTGCAAACttaaactagttcaaaatatggcaaccaggttGGTAGCCAgttcaccttctcccgtacaatcctccctgcacactcaggtcctctgggaagaatttatttcagtcagcaaaaactaggctgacaaccataacccagaggaccttcttttctgcttctcccagagtgtggaatggcctgccgggagagattcgccaacttaaactgtctttctgaatttaaaaaagctgtaaagactgatctcttccggcaggcctacccagttgaattttaagatgtctgactgttatcatagaatcatagaatagcaggggcctacaaggccatcgagtccaaccccctgctcaattaattaaaaaattaaataattaaaattattttaataatatattagctttatatgtttttaatcagttttatgtatttatagtatttttgtatttgatgttgctCCCTGCATTGATCCAGAGGGTGAGGtgggaaataaattattattattattattattattattattattattattattattattaatttggtgTGAATGTCTGCAAGGAGGGTGCTTTTGTGTATAGAGCTTTATACGTAAAGACTCCCTCCCTGCAGACCTTTATTCTATATATGTGACACCAGGAGGTGGAAGTACTTGGAATGAATGGTGTTAGGGCAGCAGCTAGTTGACACATCCCCACTCAGGTGCTGATAGAACTTATTCCGAATAGAACTCTCCTGAATAGGACCACTGAATAGAGAGATATCGAGTGATATTACACTAGCGCTGGGCTGAAACCTGTCTCAAATCTcccaaatgttttctttcctcgtgaaagaggcttccattgtagGCCATACTACAAATTACACGGAAGTGTTTCTTCCCCACTAAGGTGTATATATGGCATGAATGACACTACGTGACTCCAGATGTCCTCAGTGAATTTTGGTGGTTATAACTGTATGCCCAAGATGTTTAATGTTATTCCAGGTATGTCGAGCAACTTGATCGGCAAGTTGCAAGAGAGCACATATACACCTTGAGTGTGTCTATGTGAAATTGGAACTGGCTGCTATTCTCAGAATACATGGATTACATTAGCAGCAACTATTactctgctgttgttttaataatactCCATTAGCTAGCGCTGGGCAAAATCCTTCATTTTGCtcccattgtttttctttttctgacaaTGTGTTAATAATTGTCCTGTATTCCTATCCTTGGATGGTAGAAGCAGGAAGTGGACAAAGCGAATGAAAAGCCATTTCCTCTTGCTGCCACACTGTTAGGTAAGTCAGGATGTTCCTAAACTGAAATTAGCATGGAGAATTATAGGACCTTACTAGAtgataatttggggggggggataaatgtGCAGCTGTTACTCATTTATTGTGTGGCAATCCAGATATATTTCCTCCAGGCAGTGCTTATCttgtagaccagtggttctcaaccttcctaacgccgcgaccctttaatacagttcctcatgttgtggtgacccccaaccataaaattattttcgttgctacttcataactgtaattttgctattgttatgaatcgtaatgtaaatatctgatatgcaggatgtattttcattgttacaaattgaacataattaaagcatagtgattaatcataaaaacaatatgtaattatatattgtgaaatatttatttctaattacaaataaatgaaattttgtcttGAAGCATGGTGTAGCATGGGTAACACTCTTAATATAACAACAGTAAACTACATTGCTACATTTTGCGACAGTATGCGTAAAAAGCCAACGTCAGTGTAAAGGTTGAGATTACATTTTTCTCACCAAATCAGAAATTCTCGGGGCAGTCTTTGCAAGAGCACAACGAAGATCATCTTCCACAAGAAGTCTACTTCTGTATTTAGACTTGATAACCAACAAGCTGGAAAACCCTGTTTCACAAAGATATGTTGTTGGAAATGGAAGAAGAAGGCGCAACACAGTCTCAGACAGAACAGGATATGACTGCAAACACTTGATCCAGAATTTTGTAACTGGCATTGTAGAGAAATCAGTTCTTGCTGCATCGCTGTTAATAAGTTCAATGAACTCCTCTTGTGCTGTCTCAGGAACATCTTCAACTTTGACTGTGAATGGGTTTCTGGTAAGTGCAAATGGGGTGTCAGGTAGATTTTGAAAGTACGATGAAATTTCATCTGCAAGTGTTCTTTCACAGAAATTATCATCGTAATCCTTTTGTCTGGTTCAATGTCATGTTCCTCAAAGAAAGCAGATAAGGTAGGCAACATGTAAATTTTATTTTCATccaatttttttttgccaaagcTGAAGTTTCATTTGGAATGATCGGATCTTTTCAGACAAATCGAGGCATGTTGCATTTGGTCCTTGCAGTGATAAATTTAACTCATTCAAGATGGCAAAGATGTCAACCAAGTACGCTATTTTCTGTAGTTCACGTTTATCGCTGAAAAGTGCTTTGAACTGCAGTCTTGCTTTctgattaaaaaatgttttgagttCATCACGAAGCTCAAAAACACGTTTTAAAACTTTTCCTCTCGACAACCACCTCACTTCAGTGTGAAATAGCAGAACATTGTTTGGCGCATCCAACTCGTTGCACAGTTGCGAAAACAGTCGACTGTTTAAAGTGCTCACCTTTACAAAATTGACAGAACTTATGATGCTTTTCATTACTTCTTGTAACTCTTGTGGTAACGTCTTCGTTGCTTATATTTGCCGATGAATCATACGGTGCGTTCCGATGACTTTTGGTGACTCATTCCGTACCAAACGTTGAAATCCAGATCGACATCCTAGCAGAGCTGGAGCACCATCTGTGCAAACACCACAAACCTTTTCCCAAGAGATGTCATGCTCTTTCAGAAATGAACCAACTGTGTCAAATACATCACGTGCAGTAGTTGTCGTTTCaagaggtttgcaaaaaagaaaCTCATCTTTAAAGTTGCCATCATTAATATACCTTACATAAACCAGTAACTGTGAACACTTTGCAACGTCTGTAGATTCATCAAGCTGGATACTAAATATTTGAAGTGGAGCAGATTTAATTTCCTTGATTACCTGATCAAGAATATCAGCAGACATGTCATCTATTCTTCTGTGGACAGTGTCGTTAGATAAGGAAACTGAACTCAATTTCGTAACAAATTCGTCTCTGATCATAACTCGAACAATGTCTTTAGCCGCTGGCAACAGTAAATCCTCAGCAATGGTGTGAGGTTTCATAGCTCTGGAGATTCTGAGTGCCACCAAATATGAAGCTTCAACGGCTGCTACGTTTTGTTTGTGGTACTTGCCACCAGTGTCAAGTCTGGTTTTCTTGAGTCCATCAGCTTTGCTTCTAAAATAGTTGGTATCCTTGCCGGCAAAGCTCGGATGCGTGCTATCAAAATGGCGTTTTAGTTTGTTCGGCTTCATAGATTCGGCTGATAGAACTTCACAACAAATAACACATTGCGGTTTCTCAATTCCTGCTGTAATTATTGAGGTAAAACCATACTGTAAAAAATCCTcactatattttcttttcttaacgttcttctctacacaatccattgtcatgggatggtttgctaatgaaaataatacataacaatagctttaataatacaaaagatgatacatgacatagttcagtcaatacagttcaTTAAAGTTTCCTATGATTTACCATTCTCTGTGTTGTTTTGTTTACATACCTGTTACTATCACAAGGGGGCAGTATTCACATCAACCACAGCTGAATATAAAAAGACCGATCAGCATCCAGATTAAGTTCCCAtggtacagatttttttttttttgcagtagtTGATGATTTTACAGTACATGGTTTTACATTTACCCAGTAATTATAATTCAACACAGCAGCTGCTTTCTACACAGTAGCTGCTCTATACATATGTGTGACTGGTCCTCATAAGTACATTATGGCGTCAACCCTGTCATATACACCTGTATTTGTACGGGGTGTATGTGACAGGGTTGGCGCGATGATGTCATCACGCCGGGCACTCGTATGTGGGCGTATCTGCATGTGGGcggaccctcctggagacggaaagaggagcggtgtctcggttcctaagaccatcggaaatatgtgttttccgatggtcttaggcgacccctgtgaaagggtcgttcgaccccctgAGAACCGCTGTTGTAGACATATCACATTTTCCATTCAAACCATAATATTTTTGTTCTTTGAAAACACAGGTTTTTCTCCTCCTCAGCTAGCACATCATTGCAATTATGAGTTCCGTGTAGAAAAGTATATGTACAGATGGAACCAGCACCCATTCAGTTGTGGTGAAAGACATAATTTTCTCATTTGGTGAACTTgttaaagtttttattttatttattcatttgaaaacacacacacacacacacacacacacacacacacaatggtttCAAATGCTGGAGAGACATCTTACACGGGAAAAGAAACGGGAGTGGTAGTGCAATATATATGAAGATACTTGCAACTTTAGTAATGATCTTTGTGCTAGAAATAATTACTCTATGAACATTTAattcaattcatttttaaaattagaacttcccaaaatccacaaatttctttttttttaataaatgttgactacaattaataaaaacaacaacaacatactacataaatgttgaatagatgttgaatacataatatcataactacataacataacatataaatgcaccccccacctcgggatctcattcctgattccaaaatctcatactttcttctgctggtggtttcccacttcccttaaaaaacacaaatattaggaactgtttctaaattccttcaaaatcatttgttttagctatacctcttctccatttaatattacaagtcaatttatcattaatagctatatcccatacttctttataccattcttcaatacaataatccccttgaattttccagttcctagctacaatcaatcttgctgcagtcagcaaattcgttatcaattccttagtttcttttttacattttaaatcttcaaatagtgacagtaatgcaacttttggtgttcgttctatcttcattcccacaatttctttaatctcc
This window encodes:
- the LOC134393499 gene encoding LOW QUALITY PROTEIN: zinc finger BED domain-containing protein 5-like (The sequence of the model RefSeq protein was modified relative to this genomic sequence to represent the inferred CDS: inserted 1 base in 1 codon; deleted 1 base in 1 codon; substituted 1 base at 1 genomic stop codon), which codes for MTMDCVEKNVKKRKYSEDFLQYGFTSIITAGIEKPQCVICCEVLSAESMKPNKLKRHFDSTHPSFAGKDTNYFRSKADGLKKTRLDTGGKYHKQNVAAVEASYLVALRISRAMKPHTIAEDLLLPAAKDIVRVMIRDEFVTKLSSVSLSNDTVHRRIDDMSADILDQVIKEIKSAPLQIFSIQLDESTDVAKCSQLLVYVRYINDGNFKDEFLFCKPLETTTTARDVFDTVGSFLKEHDISWEKVCGVCTDGAPALLGCRSGFQRLVRNESPKVIGTHRMIHRQIXATKTLPQELQEVMKSIISSVNFVKVSTLNSRLFSQLCNELDAPNNVLLFHTEVRWLSRGKVLKRVFELRDELKTFFNQKARLQFKALFSDKRELQKIAYLVDIFAILNELNLSLQGPNATCLDLSEKIRSFQMKLQLWQKKLDENKIYMLPTLSAFFEEHDIEPDKRITMIISVKEHXADEISSYFQNLPDTPFALTRNPFTVKVEDVPETAQEEFIELINSDAARTDFSTMPVTKFWIKCLQSYPVLSETVLRLLLPFPTTYLCETGFSSLLVIKSKYRSRLLVEDDLRCALAKTAPRISDLVRKM